A genome region from Deinococcus sp. KNUC1210 includes the following:
- a CDS encoding N-acetyltransferase has protein sequence MTSQTDPVAALHFRSATLTEAAPLIQAAAHALSVRGETLWHPAEVTADALARQYPAGHVLLGELDGVPAVTCILIDHDPYFWPDAVPGEALYLHKLAVLPGMQGRGLAHAMLKAGAEEVGARGGRYLRLDTAYLRPRLRAVYETFGFVYVGEKQNERHHFALYEYAVKG, from the coding sequence ATGACCAGCCAGACAGACCCGGTGGCAGCCCTGCATTTCCGTTCCGCCACCTTGACGGAAGCGGCGCCGCTGATTCAGGCGGCAGCCCACGCCCTGAGCGTGCGGGGCGAGACGCTGTGGCACCCGGCAGAGGTGACGGCAGACGCCCTGGCGCGGCAGTATCCGGCAGGGCATGTCCTGCTGGGAGAATTGGACGGCGTGCCAGCCGTCACCTGCATCCTGATCGATCACGACCCCTATTTCTGGCCTGACGCCGTACCGGGCGAGGCGCTGTATCTGCACAAGCTGGCGGTGCTGCCGGGCATGCAGGGGCGAGGGCTGGCGCACGCGATGCTGAAGGCAGGGGCCGAAGAAGTCGGGGCGCGTGGAGGACGCTACCTGCGGCTCGACACCGCCTATCTGCGGCCCAGGCTGCGGGCAGTCTATGAAACCTTTGGCTTCGTGTACGTGGGCGAGAAGCAGAACGAGCGGCACCACTTCGCGCTGTACGAGTACGCCGTGAAGGGCTGA